A single Kribbella aluminosa DNA region contains:
- the recG gene encoding ATP-dependent DNA helicase RecG, whose translation MMADMDRKLRDFLGAKTAKTFAEVLGIETVGELLRHYPRRYLKKGELTPFDELEVGDQATVNGRVKKVTARALDTKLEIKPEDAHKFRKRRTITKVVVTDGRNDLEAAFFNQPWLLTKLTPGTSALFWGEVTMFRTTMQLKNPGTEVLDEEDLTDAEIERRARPFRPLYPATAKLPTATIERSVKIVLDSLDDRVDDPVPDLILRAEKLLGLRDALQLVHLPDTEKDIEAAQQRFRFEEALVMQTILAQRRAVTDALNAVPRPRVQGGLLDDFDKRLPFELTEGQTEVGEEVFADLARPHPMHRLLQGEVGSGKTVVALRAMLSVVDNGGQAALLAPTEVLAVQHHKTLTKMLGELAEQGMLGGAEHATKIGLLTGSLNAAARRTAMLDAASGAAGIVVGTHALLEDKVQFADLGLVVVDEQHRFGVEQRAALSAKSGENTPHVLVMTATPIPRTVAMTVFGDLAVSTLTQLPAGRSPIQSSVVPAKERPDWLQRAWVRVREEVGKGHQVYVVCPRIGDDVKNAKDEEGELLETDEGGKKQVRPPISVMQVSEALGEILHDLRVEVLHGRLPADEKDAVMSRFAAGDVDVLIATTVIEVGVDVPNASTMVIMDADRFGISQLHQLRGRVGRGQVPGLCLLVTDLWAGSSSYGRLEAVASTTDGFELSRIDLETRREGDVLGVAQSGRRSSLKLLSVLRDEDVILAARHVANSIVSADAELAEYPALRAVVREALESETTEYLEKT comes from the coding sequence ATGATGGCGGACATGGACCGCAAACTCCGGGACTTCCTCGGAGCCAAGACGGCCAAGACGTTCGCCGAGGTGCTCGGGATCGAGACCGTCGGCGAGCTGCTGCGGCACTACCCGCGGCGGTACCTGAAGAAGGGCGAGCTGACGCCGTTCGACGAGCTCGAGGTCGGCGACCAGGCGACCGTGAACGGACGGGTCAAGAAGGTCACCGCCCGCGCGCTGGACACCAAACTCGAGATCAAGCCCGAGGACGCCCACAAGTTCCGCAAGCGGCGGACGATCACCAAGGTCGTGGTCACCGACGGCCGGAACGACCTGGAGGCGGCGTTCTTCAACCAGCCCTGGCTGCTGACGAAGCTGACGCCCGGTACCTCCGCCCTGTTCTGGGGCGAGGTGACGATGTTCCGCACCACCATGCAGCTGAAGAACCCGGGCACCGAGGTCCTGGACGAGGAGGACCTGACGGACGCCGAGATCGAGCGCCGGGCGCGCCCGTTCCGCCCGCTCTACCCGGCGACCGCGAAGTTGCCGACCGCAACGATCGAGCGGTCGGTGAAGATCGTGCTGGACAGCCTGGACGACCGGGTCGACGACCCGGTGCCGGACCTGATCCTGCGCGCCGAGAAGCTGCTCGGGCTCCGGGACGCCTTGCAGCTGGTGCATCTGCCCGACACCGAGAAGGACATCGAGGCCGCGCAGCAACGGTTCCGGTTCGAGGAGGCGCTGGTGATGCAGACGATCCTCGCCCAGCGGCGCGCCGTCACCGACGCGCTGAACGCCGTACCTCGGCCGCGGGTGCAGGGCGGGCTGCTCGACGACTTCGACAAGCGGCTGCCGTTCGAGCTGACCGAGGGGCAGACGGAGGTGGGGGAGGAGGTCTTCGCGGATCTCGCCCGCCCGCACCCGATGCACCGGCTGCTGCAGGGTGAGGTCGGTTCCGGGAAGACCGTGGTCGCGCTGCGGGCGATGCTGTCCGTGGTCGACAACGGCGGGCAGGCCGCGCTGCTGGCGCCGACGGAGGTGCTCGCGGTCCAGCACCACAAGACGTTGACGAAGATGCTCGGCGAGCTGGCCGAGCAGGGCATGCTCGGCGGCGCGGAACACGCCACGAAGATCGGGCTGCTGACGGGTTCGCTGAACGCGGCGGCTCGGCGTACGGCGATGCTCGACGCGGCCAGCGGCGCCGCCGGGATCGTGGTCGGGACGCACGCGCTGCTGGAGGACAAGGTCCAGTTCGCCGATCTGGGGCTGGTGGTGGTCGACGAGCAGCACCGGTTCGGGGTCGAGCAGCGGGCCGCGCTGAGCGCGAAGTCCGGCGAGAACACCCCGCACGTGCTGGTGATGACCGCGACGCCGATCCCGCGGACGGTGGCGATGACGGTGTTCGGCGACCTCGCGGTGTCGACGCTCACCCAGCTGCCGGCCGGCCGTTCGCCGATCCAGTCGTCCGTCGTACCGGCGAAGGAGCGGCCGGACTGGCTGCAGCGCGCCTGGGTCAGGGTCCGCGAGGAGGTCGGCAAGGGGCATCAGGTGTACGTCGTGTGCCCGCGGATCGGGGACGACGTCAAGAACGCGAAGGACGAGGAGGGCGAGCTCCTCGAGACCGACGAGGGCGGGAAGAAGCAGGTCCGCCCGCCGATCTCCGTGATGCAGGTGTCGGAGGCGCTCGGGGAGATCCTGCACGACTTGCGCGTCGAGGTGCTGCACGGGCGGCTGCCGGCCGACGAGAAGGACGCGGTGATGTCGCGGTTCGCGGCCGGGGACGTCGACGTACTGATCGCGACCACGGTGATCGAGGTCGGGGTCGACGTACCGAACGCGTCGACGATGGTGATCATGGACGCCGACCGGTTCGGGATCTCGCAGCTGCACCAGCTGCGCGGCCGGGTCGGGCGGGGCCAGGTGCCGGGGTTGTGCCTGCTGGTCACGGACCTGTGGGCCGGGTCGAGCTCGTACGGGCGGCTGGAGGCGGTCGCGTCGACGACGGACGGGTTCGAGCTGTCCCGGATCGACCTGGAGACCCGGCGCGAGGGCGACGTACTCGGTGTCGCGCAGTCCGGGCGGCGGTCGAGCCTGAAGCTGCTGAGCGTGCTGCGCGACGAGGACGTGATCCTCGCGGCCCGGCACGTGGCGAACTCGATCGTCTCGGCGGACGCCGAGCTGGCCGAGTACCCGGCGCTGCGGGCCGTCGTACGGGAAGCACTGGAGTCCGAGACCACGGAATACCTGGAGAAGACGTGA
- a CDS encoding DAK2 domain-containing protein encodes MEELTVEVLRAWARTALADLARARAGIDELNVYPVPDGDTGTNLYLTWEAACGALPKGELTFTEAIQAFGRGALLGARGNSGVITSQLIRACGLRLDENLPRDREDGVLADPPMSEAAAFADALRYAADAAYDAVAQPVEGTMLTVARAAASGAMTAANDGKSLADVCLAAVASARQALTRTTDQLDVLRRAGVVDAGGAGLVVILGAMESVLTGRHVRVDVPARVEPRGEEAVSQDGPAYEVMYLLDAPDEQVDGFRQRLAGLGDSVVVVGGDGLWNVHVHTDDVGAAIEHGIGIGRPHRIRVTHFADHAHSAHHHEPAPGRAVIAVVAGDGLGELFAAAGARIIRGGPGRRCSTGELLQAIEESKAPEIVILPNDQDSLAVAEAAATAARQDGIRVAVIPTRAQVQGLAAIAVHDPQRSFDDDVVQLSAAAGQTRHGAVTVAVKDAWTMAGRCRAGDALGVVDGDFALITDDLEQAAYGVVDRLLGGGGELLTIVTGRDADPGLAAAVERHVRRARKDVDVMVYDGGQDRYPLLIGVE; translated from the coding sequence GTGGAGGAACTGACGGTTGAGGTGCTGCGTGCCTGGGCGCGGACCGCGTTGGCCGACCTGGCGCGGGCGCGGGCCGGGATCGACGAGCTGAACGTGTACCCGGTGCCGGACGGCGACACCGGGACGAACCTCTACCTGACCTGGGAAGCCGCCTGCGGCGCGCTGCCGAAGGGCGAGCTGACCTTCACCGAGGCGATCCAGGCGTTCGGCCGCGGCGCCCTCCTCGGTGCCCGCGGGAACTCCGGCGTGATCACCTCCCAGCTGATCCGCGCCTGCGGACTGCGCCTCGACGAGAACCTCCCGCGCGACCGGGAAGACGGCGTACTGGCCGATCCGCCGATGAGCGAGGCCGCCGCCTTCGCAGATGCACTCCGGTACGCCGCCGACGCCGCGTACGACGCCGTCGCGCAGCCGGTCGAGGGCACGATGCTGACCGTGGCCCGCGCGGCCGCCTCCGGCGCGATGACCGCCGCGAACGACGGCAAGTCCCTCGCCGACGTGTGCCTGGCCGCCGTCGCCTCCGCCCGCCAGGCGCTCACCCGGACCACCGACCAGCTCGACGTACTGCGGCGCGCGGGCGTCGTCGACGCCGGGGGAGCCGGCCTGGTGGTGATCCTCGGCGCGATGGAGTCGGTCCTCACCGGGCGGCACGTCCGCGTCGACGTACCGGCACGGGTCGAGCCGCGGGGCGAGGAGGCGGTCAGCCAGGACGGCCCGGCGTACGAGGTGATGTACCTGCTGGACGCGCCCGACGAGCAGGTCGACGGCTTCCGGCAGCGGCTCGCGGGGCTCGGGGACTCGGTCGTCGTGGTCGGCGGCGACGGACTCTGGAACGTCCACGTGCACACCGACGACGTCGGCGCCGCGATCGAGCACGGCATCGGCATCGGCCGCCCGCACCGGATCCGCGTCACGCACTTCGCGGACCATGCACACTCTGCGCACCACCATGAGCCCGCGCCCGGCCGGGCCGTGATCGCGGTCGTGGCAGGCGACGGACTGGGCGAACTGTTCGCCGCGGCCGGCGCCCGGATCATCCGCGGCGGCCCCGGGCGGCGCTGCTCGACCGGCGAACTGCTGCAGGCGATCGAGGAGTCGAAGGCACCGGAGATCGTGATCCTGCCGAACGACCAGGACTCGCTCGCGGTCGCCGAGGCCGCCGCCACCGCCGCCCGCCAGGACGGGATCCGGGTCGCGGTGATCCCGACCCGCGCCCAGGTCCAGGGCCTGGCCGCGATCGCCGTCCACGACCCGCAGCGCAGCTTCGACGACGACGTCGTACAGCTCTCCGCCGCCGCCGGGCAGACCCGGCACGGCGCGGTCACTGTCGCGGTCAAGGACGCCTGGACGATGGCCGGGAGGTGCCGGGCCGGCGACGCGCTCGGGGTGGTCGACGGCGACTTCGCGCTGATCACCGACGATCTGGAGCAGGCGGCGTACGGCGTCGTCGACCGGCTGCTGGGCGGTGGTGGCGAGCTGCTGACGATCGTCACCGGGCGGGACGCGGACCCCGGGCTGGCGGCGGCTGTGGAGCGACATGTACGGCGCGCGCGCAAGGATGTCGATGTGATGGTGTACGACGGAGGGCAGGACAGGTACCCGTTGTTGATCGGGGTGGAATGA
- the rpmB gene encoding 50S ribosomal protein L28 — translation MSKKCDVCGKQPTFGNSVARLGKGAMIRRVKARTPRRFNPNIQPVRAIIKGTPTKMKVCTSCIKAGKVQRVVG, via the coding sequence ATGTCTAAGAAGTGCGATGTCTGCGGCAAGCAGCCGACGTTCGGCAACAGCGTTGCCCGCCTGGGTAAGGGCGCGATGATCCGGCGGGTCAAGGCGCGTACGCCGCGCCGTTTCAACCCGAACATCCAGCCGGTCCGCGCGATCATCAAGGGAACGCCCACCAAGATGAAGGTGTGCACCTCCTGCATCAAGGCCGGAAAGGTCCAGCGCGTAGTCGGCTGA
- a CDS encoding SAM-dependent methyltransferase, translating into MSVLFSAGADSYGLAVREIRGEFGRDLRVERVGAELGRVDGVPVRELAAACDAGRIMFVRHLTVEIASFEELPPEYELADLVLAELPEYPKALAVQAWTDGPGGGSYYHRLEEALAGRGVAVTRSGQEYVVSCYGGRKAILLGVNRLADSLSDWPGGRMRLARGEERVSRSEFKLEEAIATFGLELPNGGKAVDLGASPGGWTRILRQHGQEVWSVDPGSLDPRLRGDRRIHHEATTAGRFFADNRVRFDVVVNDMRMDQVTSARMMLDAAAHLRRDGLAIVTLKGGGRNPLDDARRGLDVLSQRYDVLHARQLHHNRNEITVVARKHD; encoded by the coding sequence GTGAGTGTGTTGTTCTCGGCCGGAGCCGACAGCTACGGGTTGGCGGTGCGGGAGATCCGCGGCGAGTTCGGGCGGGACCTGCGGGTCGAGCGGGTCGGGGCGGAGCTCGGGCGGGTGGACGGGGTCCCGGTGCGGGAGCTGGCCGCGGCGTGCGACGCCGGCCGGATCATGTTCGTCCGGCACCTGACGGTCGAGATCGCGAGCTTCGAGGAGCTGCCGCCGGAGTACGAACTGGCGGACCTGGTGCTGGCCGAGCTGCCGGAGTACCCGAAGGCGCTGGCCGTCCAGGCGTGGACCGACGGTCCCGGCGGCGGCTCGTACTACCACCGGCTGGAGGAGGCGCTGGCCGGCCGTGGCGTGGCCGTCACCCGCTCCGGACAGGAGTACGTCGTCTCGTGCTACGGCGGCCGGAAGGCCATCCTGCTCGGGGTCAACCGCCTCGCGGACAGCCTGTCGGACTGGCCCGGTGGGCGGATGCGGTTGGCTCGGGGCGAGGAGCGGGTGTCGCGGTCGGAGTTCAAGCTCGAGGAGGCGATCGCGACCTTCGGGCTGGAGCTGCCGAACGGCGGGAAGGCCGTGGATCTCGGGGCCTCGCCGGGTGGGTGGACGCGGATTCTGCGGCAGCACGGGCAGGAGGTGTGGTCGGTGGACCCGGGCTCGCTGGACCCGCGGCTGCGCGGCGACCGGCGGATCCATCACGAGGCGACCACGGCCGGGCGGTTCTTCGCCGACAACCGGGTCCGGTTCGACGTGGTGGTGAACGACATGCGAATGGACCAGGTGACCAGCGCCCGGATGATGCTCGACGCGGCCGCCCACCTGCGCCGCGACGGCCTCGCGATCGTCACCCTCAAGGGCGGCGGCAGGAACCCCCTCGACGACGCCCGCCGCGGCCTCGACGTGCTCAGCCAGCGGTACGACGTACTCCACGCCCGCCAGCTCCACCACAACCGCAACGAGATCACGGTCGTCGCCCGCAAACACGACTAG